A genomic segment from Corylus avellana chromosome ca5, CavTom2PMs-1.0 encodes:
- the LOC132181870 gene encoding uncharacterized protein LOC132181870, which yields MVAYLLLYSSSIRLAIAIAKAIASLHAVLLYKALGFQFIWLEGDAKLCSHVGKAANTAAHLLAKEVLGSNFDRSWEDVTLDCIAVVIWDYDHNQQDEIRRAYIRNGKDPNSFHRIAEKSYDDLKNQSQHIQNVFKKFTSEQIANNQLQLKASIDVVRVLAFQGVAFRGRDESVGSKNRGNFLEISDLTVSYNKEIAEVIAKAPKNASYTSPKIQKEMLHVFSTKVKKAIRDEIGNAKFCIIVDKACDESMKEQMAIVLRFVDKNGFVRERFFGLVQVSDTVALILKKCIYFVLSKHGLDIQNIRGLGYDGASNMRELRVGQAAKNAYMIEIDEIEIEKGLNQIRTLQWARDTRWSSHLRSVSNLIKIFSLVCEVIVKLIDMRTTSSQRAEADSIHQSFCNKCNIDVSDMNARYVERRDSQLQELNRRFSEDAVKLLILGSALDPRVARESFRIDDICQLFNMQVSKDCQIFLNYANEWAFSAMNIVKIRLRNKIEDEFLTDSLMLYIEREIAATFSTDSIIDDLRDMKKRKVPF from the exons ATGGTTGCTTACTTGCTTTTATACTCCTCTTCAATTAGGCTGGCCATAGCTATTGCCAAAGCTATAGCCAGCCTCCATGCTGTCCTCCTCTACAAAGCCTTGGGTTTTCAATTTATCTGGCTTGAGGGAGATGCTAAATTG TGCTCTCATGTCGGCAAAGCGGCAAACACGGCTGCTCACCTTCTTGCTAAGGAAGTTCTGGGCTCTAACTTTGACAGATCTTGGGAGGACGTGACTCTCGATTGTATTGCTGTGGTG ATATGGGATTATGATCATAATCAACAGGATGAAATTCGACGAGCTTACATTAGAAATG GAAAAGATCCTAATTCATTTCACAGAATTGCTGAGAAGTCATACGACGACTTGAAGAACCAGTCTCAACACATACAAAATGTGTTTAAAAAGTTCACTTCTgaacaaattgcaaacaatcAACTACAGTTGAAAGCCTCTATTGATGTTGTTCGAGTGCTTGCATTTCAAGGTGTTGCTTTTAGAGGTCGGGATGAAAGTGTAGGTTCAAAGAATCGTggaaattttcttgaaatatcGGATTTGACGGTTTCATATAATAAAGAGATTGCTGAAGTGATAGCTAAAGCTCCAAAAAATGCCTCTTACACATcaccaaaaatacaaaaagaaatgttacATGTTTTTTCAACCAAAGTGAAAAAGGCAATTCGTGATGAAATTGGTAATGCAAAATTTTGCATAATTGTTGATAAAGCTTGTGATGAGTCAATGAAGGAGCAAATGGCTatagttttaagatttgttgacaaAAATGGTTTTGTGCGAGAACGATTTTTTGGGCTTGTTCAAGTCTCTGATACTGTGGCATTAATcctaaaaaaatgtatatattttgtattgtcTAAACATGGGCTAgacattcaaaatattcgaGGGCTGGGATACGATGGTGCAAGTAACATGCGAG AATTGCGGGTTGGCCAAGCTGCTAAAAATGCTTACATGATTGAAATTGATGAGATTGAGATTGAAAAGGGACTTAATCAAATTCGTACTTTACAATGGGCTAGAGATACTCGTTGGAGTTCTCACTTGAGATCAGTTTctaacttgatcaaaatttttaGTCTAGTTTGTGAAGTTATTGTTAAACTCATTGATATGAGAACTACTTCTTCCCAACGAGCAGAAGCGGATTCAATTCATCAG TCGTTTTGCAATAAATGCAACATAGATGTTTCAGATATGAATGCTCGTTATGTGGAGAGACGAG ATTCTCAATTGCAAGAATTAAATCGCCGGTTTAGTGAGGATGCAGTGAAGTTGCTTATTCTTGGCTCAGCTCTTGATCCTCGAGTTGCTCGTgaatcttttagaattgatGATATATGTCAATTG TTCAACATGCAAGTTTCCAAGGATTGTCAAATATTTCTGAATTATGCCAATG AATGGGCATTTTCAGCTatgaatattgtcaaaattaggcttcgcaacaaaattgaagatgagttTCTAACAGATTCTCTGATGTTGTACATCGAAAGAGAAATTGCTGCGACATTTAGTACAGATTCAATCATCGATGATTTGCGGGATATGAAAAAACGAAAGGTTCCATTTTGA